The following proteins are encoded in a genomic region of Ctenopharyngodon idella isolate HZGC_01 chromosome 12, HZGC01, whole genome shotgun sequence:
- the mmp25b gene encoding matrix metalloproteinase-25 isoform X1: MQMTLLGYLWLVHLTCIVLVFISPVHLAPMPDQYSRGVDWLSRYGYLPPPDPRTGQLQSKEGIEKAIKEMQRFAGLKDTGKLDSDTLKLMNTPRCSLPDIIGSKDLLKKRRRKRRYATVGLRWKKSELTWSIQNYPSLHPFLKPDYVHYIMTHALKAWSDVTNLNFQAASSSEQNRADIMISFARSLHDDGYPFDGKGGTLAHAFFPGDYEVAGDTHFDDEESWTYKDDSGTDLFAVAVHEFGHALGLSHSSTSPSIMRPYYQGAVGDDIEAYILPDDDRHAIQSLYGIKISTPTTSPNKPTSQLPKPPNPPHPKVPSQPDPSIQNRCEGGFDAVANIRGEIFFFKGPYFWRIQRSRSLVSLQPALIKNFWMGLPPGTDKIDAVYERKSDSRIIFFIGSQYWVFKDTAAMSGYPRPLSDWGLISHDGKEAKSVEAAFVWAHNGKTYIFSGGEFWRFSEAEKRHQDAGYPRFSSLWKGVPSNPDDIITGEEGDAYFFKNNSYWVVKSGELDQDSVTRKSTAVDWMECPEPTPTTLPGNPRGRGGDCNCGISGALQMSASSWLLLITVLLYPAVFI; the protein is encoded by the exons ATGCAGATGACTCTCTTAGGATATCTGTGGTTGGTTCACCTGACCTGCATTGTGCTTGTGTTTATCTCTCCGGTTCATTTGGCTCCGATGCCGGACCAGTACTCTCGGGGTGTG GATTGGTTAAGCAGGTATGGATACCTGCCCCCTCCTGACCCCCGCACAGGGCAGCTGCAAAGTAAAGAGGGCATTGAGAAGGCCATCAAAGAAATGCAACGATTTGCTGGCCTCAAAGACACAGGAAAACTCG ACAGTGACACCCTGAAACTGATGAACACACCACGATGTTCACTGCCAGACATTATAGGGTCCAAGGACTTGCTGAAAAAACGAAGGAGGAAAAGAAGATATGCCACTGTTGGACTCCGCTGGAAAAAGTCTGAGCTCACATGGAG CATCCAGAATTACCCATCTCTCCATCCATTCCTTAAACCCGATTATGTACACTATATAATGACCCATGCCCTTAAAGCCTggagtgatgtcaccaacctcaATTTTCAAGCTGCCTCCTCAAGCGAGCAGAACAGAGCCGATATTATGATCTCTTTCGCTCGTTCGCTCCACGATGACGGGTATCCATTTGATGGGAAGGGAGGAACACTTGCTCATGCCTTCTTCCCAGGGGACTATGAAGTTGCTGGAGATACTCATTTTGATGATGAGGAGAGCTGGACCTATAAAG ACGACAGCGGCACTGATTTGTTCGCGGTGGCTGTGCATGAGTTTGGTCATGCCCTGGGTCTCTCTCATTCCTCTACTTCTCCTTCCATCATGCGGCCGTACTACCAGGGTGCTGTTGGAGATGATATTGAAGCTTATATTCTCCCAGATGATGATCGCCATGCCATTCAGTCACTCTACG GAATTAAGATAAGCACACCAACAACATCACCAAACAAACCTACATCACAACTACCCAAACCACCAAATCCACCTCATCCCAAAGTACCATCACA ACCTGATCCGTCAATCCAGAATCGTTGTGAGGGAGGCTTTGATGCAGTGGCAAACATCAGAGGggagattttcttttttaaag GTCCATATTTCTGGCGAATCCAGCGGTCTAGATCTCTTGTGTCCCTTCAGCCTGCTCTCATAAAAAACTTCTGGATGGGTCTTCCTCCTGGCACTGACAAGATAGATGCAGTTTATGAAAGAAAGTCGGATAGCAGGATCATCTTCTTCATag GCTCACAGTACTGGGTATTTAAAGACACTGCGGCGATGTCTGGTTATCCACGTCCGTTGTCCGACTGGGGGCTGATCTCTCATGATGGAAAGGAGGCGAAGAGCGTGGAGGCGGCCTTCGTTTGGGCTCATAATGGAAAAACCTACATCTTCAGCGGTGGAGAGTTCTGGAGGTTCTCAGAGGCTGAGAAGCGTCATCAAGACGCAGGTTATCCCAGATTCTCCTCCCTCTGGAAGGGCGTGCCCAGTAACCCTGATGACATCATCACCGGGGAAGAGG GAGATGCCTATTTCTTTAAGAACAACTCGTATTGGGTGGTGAAGAGCGGAGAATTGGATCAAGACAGTGTCACTCGCAAATCAACCGCAGTTGATTGGATGGAGTGTCCAGAACCGACTCCAACCACACTTCCAGGCAATCCACGTGGAAGAGGAGGAGACTGTAACTGTGGCATCAGCGGAGCCTTACAGATGAGTGCTTCATCGTGGTTACTGTTAATCACAGTACTGCTTTATCCAGCTGTCTTCATATAG
- the mmp25b gene encoding matrix metalloproteinase-25 isoform X2: MQRFAGLKDTGKLDSDTLKLMNTPRCSLPDIIGSKDLLKKRRRKRRYATVGLRWKKSELTWSIQNYPSLHPFLKPDYVHYIMTHALKAWSDVTNLNFQAASSSEQNRADIMISFARSLHDDGYPFDGKGGTLAHAFFPGDYEVAGDTHFDDEESWTYKDDSGTDLFAVAVHEFGHALGLSHSSTSPSIMRPYYQGAVGDDIEAYILPDDDRHAIQSLYGIKISTPTTSPNKPTSQLPKPPNPPHPKVPSQPDPSIQNRCEGGFDAVANIRGEIFFFKGPYFWRIQRSRSLVSLQPALIKNFWMGLPPGTDKIDAVYERKSDSRIIFFIGSQYWVFKDTAAMSGYPRPLSDWGLISHDGKEAKSVEAAFVWAHNGKTYIFSGGEFWRFSEAEKRHQDAGYPRFSSLWKGVPSNPDDIITGEEGDAYFFKNNSYWVVKSGELDQDSVTRKSTAVDWMECPEPTPTTLPGNPRGRGGDCNCGISGALQMSASSWLLLITVLLYPAVFI, from the exons ATGCAACGATTTGCTGGCCTCAAAGACACAGGAAAACTCG ACAGTGACACCCTGAAACTGATGAACACACCACGATGTTCACTGCCAGACATTATAGGGTCCAAGGACTTGCTGAAAAAACGAAGGAGGAAAAGAAGATATGCCACTGTTGGACTCCGCTGGAAAAAGTCTGAGCTCACATGGAG CATCCAGAATTACCCATCTCTCCATCCATTCCTTAAACCCGATTATGTACACTATATAATGACCCATGCCCTTAAAGCCTggagtgatgtcaccaacctcaATTTTCAAGCTGCCTCCTCAAGCGAGCAGAACAGAGCCGATATTATGATCTCTTTCGCTCGTTCGCTCCACGATGACGGGTATCCATTTGATGGGAAGGGAGGAACACTTGCTCATGCCTTCTTCCCAGGGGACTATGAAGTTGCTGGAGATACTCATTTTGATGATGAGGAGAGCTGGACCTATAAAG ACGACAGCGGCACTGATTTGTTCGCGGTGGCTGTGCATGAGTTTGGTCATGCCCTGGGTCTCTCTCATTCCTCTACTTCTCCTTCCATCATGCGGCCGTACTACCAGGGTGCTGTTGGAGATGATATTGAAGCTTATATTCTCCCAGATGATGATCGCCATGCCATTCAGTCACTCTACG GAATTAAGATAAGCACACCAACAACATCACCAAACAAACCTACATCACAACTACCCAAACCACCAAATCCACCTCATCCCAAAGTACCATCACA ACCTGATCCGTCAATCCAGAATCGTTGTGAGGGAGGCTTTGATGCAGTGGCAAACATCAGAGGggagattttcttttttaaag GTCCATATTTCTGGCGAATCCAGCGGTCTAGATCTCTTGTGTCCCTTCAGCCTGCTCTCATAAAAAACTTCTGGATGGGTCTTCCTCCTGGCACTGACAAGATAGATGCAGTTTATGAAAGAAAGTCGGATAGCAGGATCATCTTCTTCATag GCTCACAGTACTGGGTATTTAAAGACACTGCGGCGATGTCTGGTTATCCACGTCCGTTGTCCGACTGGGGGCTGATCTCTCATGATGGAAAGGAGGCGAAGAGCGTGGAGGCGGCCTTCGTTTGGGCTCATAATGGAAAAACCTACATCTTCAGCGGTGGAGAGTTCTGGAGGTTCTCAGAGGCTGAGAAGCGTCATCAAGACGCAGGTTATCCCAGATTCTCCTCCCTCTGGAAGGGCGTGCCCAGTAACCCTGATGACATCATCACCGGGGAAGAGG GAGATGCCTATTTCTTTAAGAACAACTCGTATTGGGTGGTGAAGAGCGGAGAATTGGATCAAGACAGTGTCACTCGCAAATCAACCGCAGTTGATTGGATGGAGTGTCCAGAACCGACTCCAACCACACTTCCAGGCAATCCACGTGGAAGAGGAGGAGACTGTAACTGTGGCATCAGCGGAGCCTTACAGATGAGTGCTTCATCGTGGTTACTGTTAATCACAGTACTGCTTTATCCAGCTGTCTTCATATAG
- the LOC127524009 gene encoding putative carbonic anhydrase 3, producing MMNAFVACLAACLWPVVHTAPTSVSWCYNRPSCNDVTWPTTASKDCNGTHQSPIDIVTANVQANANLTSFNFTGYNDKTTLTEIKNTGKTVKVTLDHKRMHVEGGDLPGSFASMQFHLHWGNGSTMPGSEHTVDGKRYPMELHIVNKAERNGGVTGDPKLAVLGIFIEASNDTGKPTSWKNLTSYLVKIANAGDKARISHNISMDDLLPGVDSAKYYRYLGSLTTPNCTEGVLWTIFKDPVKVSQDLIDLFTTTVYINKTTNSPLMTNTFRSVQPVNDRIVMSQVPGTKTTGLLTPTRPTSTAKPTKPTSATKQTTPTSATKPTTPTSSTTNPSQALVCPLVSLVLLYGILPLF from the exons ATG atgaaTGCTTTTGTAGCCTGCCTTGCAGCTTGTCTGTGGCCGGTGGTGCACACTGCACCAACCTCTGTGT CATGGTGCTATAACAGGCCGTCCTGTA ATGATGTCACTTGGCCCACAACTGCAAGTAAAGACTGTAACGGCACTCATCAGTCTCCAATAGACATCGTAACCGCCAATGTCCAGGCTAATGCTAATCTGACCTCTTTCAACTTCACTGGCTACAATGACAAAACGACTTTAACTGAGATTAAAAACACTGGCAAGACAG TTAAAGTTACACTTGATCACAAAAGAATGCATGTGGAAGGAGGTGATCTGCCAGGCTCGTTTGCCAGTATGCAGTTTCATCTCCACTGGGGCAACGGCAGCACCATGCCTGGATCTGAACACACTGTGGATGGCAAACGATACCCTATGGAG TTGCATATTGTAAATAAGGCTGAGCGTAATGGTGGTGTGACTGGTGATCCAAAATTGGCAGTTCTTGGCATCTTCATTGAG GCCTCTAATGACACTGGGAAACCGACAAGCTGGAAGAACTTGACATCTTATCTTGTGAAAATTGCCAATGCAG GTGATAAAGCACGCATTTCCCACAATATCTCCATGGATGATCTGCTTCCTGGAGTGGACAGTGCTAAATATTACCGTTATCTTGGCTCTTTGACAACGCCAAACTGCACTGAAGGTGTGTTGTGGACTATCTTTAAAGATCCAGTCAAAGTCAGCCAGGATTTG attgaCCTCTTCACTACGACGGTCTACATCAACAAGACCACCAACTCTCCTCTAATGACCAACACTTTCAGGAGTGTTCAGCCTGTAAATGACAGGATTGTGATGTCACAGGTACCAGGTACCAAAACTACTGGCTTGCTCACACCAACTAGGCCGACATCAACTGCAAAACCAACTAAACCAACATCAGCCACAAAACAAACTACACCAACATCAGCCACAAAACCAACTACACCAACATCAAGCACAACAAACCCATCCCAGGCTCTCGTGTGCCCACTTGTGAGTCTTGTACTCCTGTACGGCATCCTACCTTTGTTCTAA
- the LOC127524010 gene encoding carbonic anhydrase 4-like, with protein sequence MMNAWFMIFLAACLFSVSYSAPTSVAWCYHMPSCSDITWPIIAEKDCNGTQQSPIDITTANVQANANLTSFNFTGYDDKTTLTEIKNTGKTIKVTLDHKRMHVEGGDLPGSFASTQFHLHWGNSSAMPGSEHTVDGKRYPMELHIVNKLKHNDSTILAALGFFIEATNDTGKPESWKTLTSYLTKIANAGDKACITQYISMDDLLPGVDRTKYYRYLGSLTTPNCREGVVWTIFKDPVKVSQDLIDLFSMRVYVNKVTNSPLMVDTFRGVQPVNGRIVTSQVAGTTATGLISQTSSNLDILDLSSECHTSEPYPAFDFSTDAYW encoded by the exons ATG ATGAATGCTTGGTTTATGATCTTCCTTGCAGCTTGTTTGTTCTCCGTGTCATACAGCGCACCAACGTCTGTGG CCTGGTGTTATCACATGCCATCATGTA GTGACATCACATGGCCCATAATTGCAGAAAAAGACTGTAATGGCACTCAACAGTCACCAATCGATATTACAACTGCCAATGTCCAGGCTAATGCTAATCTGACCTCTTTCAACTTCACTGGCTACGATGACAAAACTACCTTAACTGAGATTAAGAACACTGGCAAGACAA TTAAAGTTACACTTGATCACAAGAGAATGCATGTGGAAGGAGGTGATCTGCCAGGCTCATTTGCTAGTACGCAGTTTCATCTCCACTGGGGAAATAGTAGCGCCATGCCTGGATCTGAACACACTGTGGATGGCAAACGATACCCTATGGAG CTGCACATAGTGAATAAGCTCAAACATAATGATTCAACTATATTGGCTGCACTTGGTTTCTTCATTGAG GCCACTAATGACACTGGTAAACCAGAGAGCTGGAAGACCTTGACCTCTTACCTGACAAAAATAGCCAATGCAG GTGATAAAGCATGCATCACTCAATATATCTCTATGGATGATCTGCTTCCTGGAGTGGACAGGACAAAATATTACCGTTATCTTGGCTCTTTGACCACACCAAATTGCAGAGAAGGTGTGGTTTGGACCATCTTTAAAGACCCTGTCAAAGTCAGCCAGGATTTG ATTGACCTGTTCAGCATGAGGGTTTACGTCAACAAGGTGACCAACTCTCCCCTAATGGTGGACACATTCAGGGGTGTACAGCCAGTCAATGGCAGGATCGTGACATCACAGGTGGCCGGTACCACAGCTACTGGTCTTATATCCCAAACGTCATCTAACTTGGACATTCTAGACCTCTCTTCTGAGTGTCATACCTCTGAACCTTACCCTGCGTTTGATTTCTCAACTGATGCGTACTGGTAG
- the LOC127524228 gene encoding carbonic anhydrase 4-like, which produces MIVLLVTCLAALLSPSVHGVDFTTWPTIAPQFCNGFKQSPINIVTVSVQGNPNLTTFNFTGFDDNSTFLEIVNSGVSVVVSLNSSKMAVQGGDLPGLYNPTQVSIHWGNGSSSPGSEHTVDGKQYPMELQILNVHSKYNGNVSAALAANDSIGLAVFSFFIEVNNKFPMKIQVTLNSLLEGVDKTKYYRYQGSLTTPNCNEVVIWTVFKQPINVSQNLINLFSTTLNFKADGASVLMN; this is translated from the exons ATGATTGTCTTGCTGGTAACTTGCCTTGCTGCTCTTCTGAGTCCCTCCGTCCACGGCGTGG ATTTTACCACCTGGCCCACAATTGCTCCACAATTCTGTAATGGATTCAAGCAATCTCCCATCAATATCGTGACTGTAAGTGTTCAGGGAAATCCTAACCTGACCACATTTAACTTCACTGGTTTTGATGACAACTCCACCTTCCTGGAAATCGTGAACTCGGGCGTCTCTG TGGTGGTCAGCCTGAATAGTAGTAAAATGGCAGTGCAAGGAGGCGATCTTCCAGGTCTATACAACCCTACACAAGTCAGTATCCACTGGGGTAACGGCAGCTCTTCGCCTGGCTCCGAACACACTGTGGATGGCAAACAATACCCAATGGAG CTGCAAATTCTGAATGTCCATTCGAAATACAACGGGAATGTGTCAGCTGCTCTAGCTGCTAATGACAGCATAGGATTGGCTGTTTTCAGTTTCTTCATCGAGGTGA aTAATAAATTCCCCATGAAAATTCAAGTCACACTGAACAGTCTGCTTGAAGGGGTGGACAAGACTAAATATTACCGTTACCAAGGCTCCCTAACCACACCTAACTGCAATGAAGTTGTGATTTGGACTGTGTTTAAACAGCCCATCAATGTCAGTCAGAATTTG ATCAACCTCTTCAGCACAACTCTCAATTTCAAAGCAGACGGAGCTTCAGTTCTGatgaattga